One Miscanthus floridulus cultivar M001 chromosome 11, ASM1932011v1, whole genome shotgun sequence DNA window includes the following coding sequences:
- the LOC136492123 gene encoding uncharacterized protein, giving the protein MKFMAVPNYTYLKLKMLGPRGVITVGTSFQHAYEYEVECCEHAMMIVASKESVTIREEVIEEVPDLKRSTGSFEPMEGTKEVLIDPNSSKGKVVRIGTTLSSKYESALIDFLHANRDIFA; this is encoded by the coding sequence ATGAAGTttatggctgtccccaactacacctatctgaagttgaagatgctaggtccacgtggggtcatcaccgtcggcacctccttccagcatgcctatgagtacgaggtcgagtgctgcgaacatgCCATGATGATTGTCGCTTCCAAAGAGTCCGTGaccatcagggaggaggtcatcgaagaagtgCCTGACCTGAAGCGGTCGACTGGGTCTTtcgagcccatggagggcaccaaggaggtccttaTAGACCCCAACAGctctaagggcaaagtggtgcgcataggcaccacactttcctccaaatacGAAAGcgcgctcattgacttcctccacgccaatagagacatctttgcgtga